Genomic segment of Helicobacteraceae bacterium:
TTCTATGGATTCCCGCCTTCCTCCGCGATTACGAAGCGCCCGCGCTTCTATCGCTCCGCGCGGGAATGACAGAGAGAAGATGATTTCCGCATTCCTTTGCGCCAAGCGAAAGCAAGCAAACGGGCGCTTCGCGGGTATGACGGGAGGGGCGGGAATAACAAGCTGCGCGGCGGTTTAATCGCTTATAACGCTAACTTCGCTAAAAATTTCGCGATCCTAAACCAAGCCGATCTGTTTTCGCCTCTCGTCAATCCCTTAAAAGGTAAGGGATCGCAAGCGAACGTCGCGCACGCGCGGGCTAAGGGAGCAAAAACTACGCTAAAACGCGCCAATAACATGTATCGTCGTTATCGCCGAAACAAAACCGTTAGCGCGTTAAAAATCGGCGGCTTTAACGTTTTGAACGTCTAAACTATCGCCGCTAAACAGATCGAAGGCGCTTTGATAGATCGCTACCGCGCGGCGGCGGGCGGCGTTGGTCAAATCCGCCGCTTTAGCGGGGCGTAGAATTACAAAATCGCCGTTTGACGAGGCGAACGCTAGGCGCGTGTTTGTGGCGACAAGCGCGCGCGCCTCTTTGCTGGTGACACTTAAAATATCGCGTCCGAAAAATCGCGACTCGTAACCCCAACCAAACAGGCTAAAAAGCGTCGGCGCAATATCGATCTGAGAGCAAAGCGTATCGATCGCGCGCGGCGCTACTATTTTTGGCGCGTAAAAAACGGCGATCGTCTCGTAATCCGCTAAACGCGGATTGTCGTTTGAAGCCACAAACGCGCCGTCGGATAGGATAATGAATACGGTGTCCTCAAACCACGGTTTTGCCCGCGCCGCGTCGATAAAACGCCCTAAAGCGTAGTCAAAATATCGCGTCGCGCCTTCGCGCGAGGTTTTCGGCGCTATATCGATTCGTCCGCGCGGGTAGTTATACGGAGCGTTAATAGACGACGCGAGCAACGTCTGATAAAACCGTCGATTAGCTATATAATGGCGATCGGCTTGCATAAGCGCTTCGGCAAATAGATCTTCGTCGCTTTGCTTGCCGCCGGAAGCGAAAGTTTTGTTTTCGGACGCGAAAGCGTCTCGATCAATAACCTCGTAACCTTCGCGCGCAAAGAAAGCGCCGAGATTGTCGTAATACCCGTATCCGCCGTATATAAATTGTCTTGCGTAACCGCGATCGGCAAATATATCGGCGATTGAAAAAAGCGGTTTGGCGGATCGCTTGATAATAGAATCGCCGGCGATCGCGGGAATGCTTAAATTAAACGCCTCGATCGTTCGCAAAACGCCGACGCCGGAAGCGTATACCCGCGAAAACGACAAACCCTCTTGCGTATAGCTATTTATATTGGGGGCGAACGCATTTAATAGCTTTTTGTCTAATCCGCTTGCGATCACGACGACAACGTTAGGCGTAATCTCCGTCTGTTTCGGCGCGGTTATTTTACGAAACTCTTTCGAGCCGTTCAGCAAAAATCGATCGTCGCCGCTTTTAATCTCATTGACGATAATTGAGATCGCTTCCTCTTTTGGAAGCGCGGGATAAAACGTATAATAATCGACGCTTTTCGCGCGACTAGCGGCAAAGAACTCGTA
This window contains:
- a CDS encoding sulfatase-like hydrolase/transferase, whose protein sequence is MRSYLATTHFRALGALISIALIASMLLRLALFVVYSGNFNWEFLAALEALFFGAINDLFSLAYILLIPCVLTLIFSECFYRATAGKIYLYSLIFIFSFLLLFCATLEYLFWGAYYSRFNFIAVDYLLNGFRFDKISLTAIATILTICVILASFFVLGAIKFFMARDSSGALSSGKTRLALFWIHAGIAVLIFLFYSPFISGERRVYQELSRNGIYEFFAASRAKSVDYYTFYPALPKEEAISIIVNEIKSGDDRFLLNGSKEFRKITAPKQTEITPNVVVVIASGLDKKLLNAFAPNINSYTQEGLSFSRVYASGVGVLRTIEAFNLSIPAIAGDSIIKRSAKPLFSIADIFADRGYARQFIYGGYGYYDNLGAFFAREGYEVIDRDAFASENKTFASGGKQSDEDLFAEALMQADRHYIANRRFYQTLLASSINAPYNYPRGRIDIAPKTSREGATRYFDYALGRFIDAARAKPWFEDTVFIILSDGAFVASNDNPRLADYETIAVFYAPKIVAPRAIDTLCSQIDIAPTLFSLFGWGYESRFFGRDILSVTSKEARALVATNTRLAFASSNGDFVILRPAKAADLTNAARRRAVAIYQSAFDLFSGDSLDVQNVKAADF